The DNA region GCCTGGACGCTGGTCGCCTTCCCGCTCTCACGGCCAGAGGGACACCTGCAGCCGACCCGGCTCGCCGACTGGCTGTGGCGGCAACACCCGATGTGGAGCGACCCCCGCCCGGAGGTGTTCGCCGAACGGCTGTCGCACGCCGAGCCCGCCGTGGTGCCGACAGGCACGGTCGACTGCGCCAAGGTGCTCCTCTACGAGGGCGCGTGGCCGGTGCACTGCCTGCCGCAGGACACGCCACCCGACGCCTGCCTCGATCCGCAACGCTTCTGTTACGCGAATCGCACCGCCACCGGGGCGGGCTACCTCTTCATGGTGGAGCCCCTGCGTCCGGGGTTCCCCGTGACGCCTGCCGAGAAGACGTGGACGCGCGAGACGCCCGCCGTGGCGACCATGCGGCAGTTGGTGAAGGGCCTGGCCATTGGTGAGCCGGCCGGGGCGCTGGTCTCGCTGCGCGGCCTCTGGAACGCCTCGTGGATCCAGGAATGGAGCGGACGCGACCGATCGGTGTTCTACGTGCGGAACACCCGTCCGGACGCACGCATCGGCGTCCGCGTCAGGCAGCGGGCACTGGCCCGGGTCATCGACCTCAATCGCGCCGTCGAGGTCGCCACGTACCCGATCGAGGCCAACACGATCAACCCCGAGTCGATCCCCCTGCCAGACGCCACGCCCGATCTCGCCATCACGTTCGAGCCGAGGTAGGGCGGGGCGCCACGCCCTGCCTCGTCACGCCGTCCGAGCCACGCTTACTGACTTCCCGCCGGCGGATACGGAGCGCCCGCGGCAATCCAGCGACGCAGCGTGTCGATCTGCTTCTCGCTGAGCGGATCCTTGTCGAGCGGCATCTGGTCCTCGCCGTCGAGCCCGAGCACGCGTCGCATGATGAGGCTGTTCTCCGGATCGCCCGGCTTGAGCAGCGCGCCGCTCTTGCCGCCCTTCTGCAGCGCCTCGACCGAGTCCATCCGCAGTCGCGCCTTGACCTTGTCGGGGCCGTGGCACTCCACGCAGGTTCGCTTGATGATGGGCATGACCTCACGCGTGAAGTCCGGCGTATCGGCCTGCGTCGTCGAGGCGTCGGTCGACTCGGCAGCCGCGGCACTCGGCACCGGAACTCCGGCAGGCCCGGCGACTGGCGATGCAGGCGCCGGCGCGGGGGCGGGAGGCGCCGCAGCTGTCGGGGCCACGGGCGCGGCGGCGTGGGCAGGAGCGATGGCTGCCGCGGCGGCCACAGGTGGGGCGGTCGGCGTCGCCGCGGGCGCGCTGACCGGCGCCGGGACCTCGGCGCTCACGGGTGCCGCCTTCTGGTTCCACGGCAGCACCCCGGTGAGGTAGTCCTCCCCGTACACCAACCCGCCGCCCATGTGCCCGGTGGCGCCGACCACTGCGCTGGTCGCCAGCACCAGGCCCACGTACGCGACCACGTGGCGCGCCCCTGCCGCACGCCGGACCATCTGCCCGGCGCCCAACGCGGCCGCAGCCGCGAACGTCGAAATCCAGCCCATCACCTGATGCCTCCCAAGCGCCACGGCCGCTTCGCCGGTCACCGTCTGGTGCCCTGCATTCAACGTGCCGAGCAGGACGGACGCCACCGCCCCCGCGACGCCGAACGCCAGACAGTATGTCCCAGCCTCCGACGGCAGCGGGCGACGCCTCAGCACGTGCAGCCCCTCGATCACTGCCGCCACGGTGAGCAACGCAATCGGGAAGTGCACGACGATGGGGTGCAGGCGGCCCAGGAGGAGCCACCCCCACCACGCGCGCGGCCGCGGCGCCGGCACAGCGGGGTCGGCCTGCCTGCTCGGCCTGGCCACTGGCATGGTGCGCACCTGATGCGTGGAGACGAGTGTCCGGGCGAGCGAGGTACTCCGGCTGGGCTCGGCCGGCAATGCGCTGGCAGACAGGGGACTGGCGGACACGAGCAGGCCTGCCAGCATCAGCGATGGCAGGACGACGCGTGCGCCGAGGGCGCGAACGTCCATGGGACCTCTAGTCGACGGCGGCGGGGCAGCCAGCGTTACCCAGTCTAGTGGTGCCCCTTCAGACGGGCAACCGGCGGAGATGGTCGGGCCGGCCCCGTCCGCGATTGATAGGATCCGATCGTGCGCTCGCTCGCCCGTACCGCCTGGCTCGTGCTCGCCTACAACCTCCTGGTCATCGCCTGGGGCGCCTACGTCCGCGCCACGGGCTCGGGCGCCGGCTGCGGTGCCCACTGGCCGTTGTGCGACGGGCGCCTGATCCCGCGGAGCCTGGGGGCCAGCACGCTGATCGAGTACTCGCATCGCCTCACCAGCGGCCTGGCCCTCGTCTCGGTCGTGGTGCTGCTGGCCTGGGTGCGGCGCGCCTGCCCCCCGGGGCACCCGGCCCGCCGCGGCGCGGCGATGACCGTGTTGTTCATGCTCACCGAGGCGGCCGTGGGCGCCGGCCTGGTGCTGTTCGAACTGGTCGCCGACAACGCCAGCATGGCCCGCGCGCTCTTCATGGCCGTCCACCTGGCCAACACGTTCGTGCTGGTGGCGTGGATGACGCTCACGGCCTGGTGGCTGTCCGGAGGCGAGGACCTCGAGGTGAGCGCGGCGCCCGGCCG from Luteitalea sp. TBR-22 includes:
- a CDS encoding c-type cytochrome domain-containing protein, with product MDVRALGARVVLPSLMLAGLLVSASPLSASALPAEPSRSTSLARTLVSTHQVRTMPVARPSRQADPAVPAPRPRAWWGWLLLGRLHPIVVHFPIALLTVAAVIEGLHVLRRRPLPSEAGTYCLAFGVAGAVASVLLGTLNAGHQTVTGEAAVALGRHQVMGWISTFAAAAALGAGQMVRRAAGARHVVAYVGLVLATSAVVGATGHMGGGLVYGEDYLTGVLPWNQKAAPVSAEVPAPVSAPAATPTAPPVAAAAAIAPAHAAAPVAPTAAAPPAPAPAPASPVAGPAGVPVPSAAAAESTDASTTQADTPDFTREVMPIIKRTCVECHGPDKVKARLRMDSVEALQKGGKSGALLKPGDPENSLIMRRVLGLDGEDQMPLDKDPLSEKQIDTLRRWIAAGAPYPPAGSQ
- a CDS encoding COX15/CtaA family protein, which produces MRSLARTAWLVLAYNLLVIAWGAYVRATGSGAGCGAHWPLCDGRLIPRSLGASTLIEYSHRLTSGLALVSVVVLLAWVRRACPPGHPARRGAAMTVLFMLTEAAVGAGLVLFELVADNASMARALFMAVHLANTFVLVAWMTLTAWWLSGGEDLEVSAAPGRAAAVGGLLTAVTVVGVSGAIAALGDTLFPSQTLAEALAADLSPTSHLLIRLRMFHPALAITTAVLLIVAAPVLARRSAVPLASTLARGVSLLAVLQVVAGVVNVALLAPVWMQLVHLLLADALWITLVLLGAVVLGRSAAPATRRVEATQRA